In the genome of Xanthomonas translucens pv. cerealis, one region contains:
- the recB gene encoding exodeoxyribonuclease V subunit beta, which produces MSAPAPDPYLTLPLHGVRLIQASAGTGKTFTLATLFTRLVVERGLRIGQILAVTFTEAATQELRRRIRERLALAATLVPTAASVGAASAATESANDLSPTEIANDLSGLKPLLQDAPDAALTRAILGAHLAASDETPAALRRRLQQAVEDIDLAAIFTIHGFCARVLREHALESGQTFAAPELLANDRDLLGEVAADLWRQRAADTAMADDLVALWPGGPDALASDLRQLVRHPQLLPAAPVLVDDVAAATQQVQDAAAALAAAFHAHGTALFEAIAAAIEDGVLSKVSYKPEWLASLWHWCDGFAAAPAAGLAPHAKLIKLTATELESGTNKKFVGRTPASPMSHEVDGYLAALARLEEARARRRIRLLHALRGDAVARLALLKRQRRVQTYDDLVDGVAHALQPDGPQAEALARRLRAQYAIALVDEFQDTDDRQWSIFSNVFGEGELAREAALEPALFVIGDPKQAIYGFRGGDVQTYLAAAADAELAPPLGHNFRSRPALLAAIDALYAQAGYAQAFLTDGIAFHPVQPGSKRHDAELQRDGATAPALTVWCAPEPPPPAASAAKNTSAGKPKPWSAGRARALCTAACVAAIRGWLAGGRTGTATLGGRAVQAGDIAVLVRSHGEATRIQQALGAVGIPAVAAGRQSLFATDEALELLTLLQALLDPGDDSRLRAALATVLIGEDAAAIAALEHNGDRHRSWQQHALDWRERWQRGGPLALIGDLGAAHAQRLLALADGERRLTNYLQLAETLQEADTRALGAHGLVDWLSRRIANADDNDETQQLRLESDARRVQIVTLHKSKGLEYPLVFLPYVGIGRSERGAGRHCVVHAPPLGRQLHWNTGKDDPAWSAAEAAWKQEQRAEDARLLYVGLTRAEHALWIATGPFHQHERTALAAMVGDLDALQAAAGAAAIAIDTTPPPTTPPRLPLADAIQVPPARVAQRHVVPEWWVYSFTQLANADAGAAADPMASATVVGSGGSDEPSTSEAVATTLDVETFDRRFTGNRFGVAMHDVFERCDFAAWRDWVPGQPAPDGQTAAIVESLQRGGYAQDELDDGAAMLTALVGHTLTVALPEGTRLAAVPAPQRRNEMEFHFAMRPTRVDALLALLHRFGVVGERQAFGARQRLEGLMTGLIDLTYQHDGRWYVLDYKSNRLPSYDPDALARAMAHSEYALQALIYTVALHRWLRFRLGETYAYARDFGGVRYLFCRGLDATRDPSPGVHAWRFDPELVESLDALFAGTALEPLSHQERGWGEGTSDHGAPTP; this is translated from the coding sequence ATGAGCGCCCCCGCCCCCGACCCGTACCTGACCCTGCCGCTGCACGGCGTGCGCCTGATCCAGGCCAGCGCCGGCACCGGCAAGACCTTCACCCTGGCTACGCTATTCACCCGGCTGGTGGTCGAGCGCGGCCTGCGCATCGGCCAGATCCTGGCGGTCACCTTCACCGAGGCCGCCACCCAGGAACTGCGCCGGCGCATCCGCGAGCGCCTGGCGCTCGCAGCGACGCTGGTGCCTACGGCTGCTTCTGTAGGAGCGGCTTCAGCCGCGACAGAGAGCGCGAACGACCTGTCGCCGACCGAGATCGCCAACGACCTGTCGGGGTTAAAGCCGCTCCTACAGGACGCGCCCGACGCCGCACTCACCCGCGCCATCCTCGGCGCGCACCTGGCTGCCAGCGACGAAACCCCCGCCGCGCTGCGTCGCCGCCTGCAACAAGCGGTGGAGGACATCGACCTCGCCGCCATCTTCACCATCCACGGTTTCTGTGCCCGGGTGCTGCGCGAGCATGCGCTGGAGAGCGGCCAGACCTTCGCCGCGCCGGAACTGCTGGCCAACGACCGCGACCTGCTCGGCGAAGTCGCCGCCGACCTGTGGCGCCAGCGCGCCGCCGACACGGCGATGGCCGACGACCTGGTCGCGCTGTGGCCGGGTGGCCCCGACGCGCTGGCCAGCGACCTGCGCCAACTGGTGCGGCATCCGCAGCTGCTGCCGGCGGCACCGGTCTTGGTCGACGATGTCGCTGCGGCCACGCAGCAGGTGCAGGACGCGGCCGCCGCGCTGGCCGCCGCGTTCCACGCGCACGGCACCGCATTGTTCGAAGCGATCGCCGCCGCCATCGAAGACGGCGTGCTGAGCAAGGTCAGCTACAAGCCGGAATGGCTGGCGTCGCTCTGGCATTGGTGCGACGGCTTCGCCGCCGCGCCTGCGGCCGGCCTTGCGCCGCACGCCAAGCTGATCAAGCTCACCGCTACGGAACTGGAGTCCGGCACCAACAAGAAATTCGTCGGGCGCACGCCGGCCTCGCCGATGAGTCACGAAGTCGACGGCTACCTGGCCGCGCTGGCGCGGTTGGAGGAAGCGCGCGCCAGGCGCCGCATCCGCCTGCTGCACGCGCTGCGCGGCGACGCGGTCGCACGGCTGGCCCTGCTCAAGCGCCAGCGCCGCGTGCAGACCTACGACGACCTGGTCGATGGTGTCGCGCACGCGTTGCAGCCCGACGGTCCGCAGGCCGAAGCGCTGGCGCGGCGGCTGCGCGCACAATACGCCATCGCCCTGGTGGACGAATTCCAGGACACCGATGATCGCCAGTGGTCGATCTTCTCCAACGTGTTCGGCGAAGGCGAGTTGGCGCGCGAGGCGGCGCTGGAACCGGCGCTGTTCGTGATCGGCGATCCCAAGCAGGCGATCTACGGCTTCCGCGGCGGCGACGTGCAGACCTATCTGGCCGCGGCCGCCGATGCCGAGCTGGCGCCGCCGCTTGGCCACAACTTCCGCTCGCGCCCCGCGTTGCTGGCGGCGATCGACGCGCTGTACGCACAGGCCGGCTATGCGCAGGCGTTCCTGACAGACGGCATCGCCTTCCATCCGGTGCAGCCCGGCAGCAAGCGCCACGATGCCGAGCTGCAGCGCGACGGCGCCACCGCCCCGGCGCTGACCGTGTGGTGCGCGCCGGAGCCGCCGCCGCCGGCCGCGTCTGCGGCCAAAAACACATCCGCAGGCAAGCCCAAACCCTGGAGCGCCGGCCGCGCGCGCGCGCTGTGCACCGCCGCCTGCGTCGCCGCGATTCGCGGCTGGCTGGCCGGCGGCCGCACCGGCACCGCGACGCTTGGCGGCCGCGCGGTGCAGGCCGGCGACATCGCGGTGCTGGTGCGCAGCCATGGCGAGGCCACCCGCATCCAGCAGGCACTCGGCGCGGTCGGCATACCCGCGGTGGCCGCCGGCAGGCAGAGCCTGTTCGCCACCGACGAAGCACTGGAACTGCTGACCCTGCTGCAGGCGCTGCTAGACCCGGGCGACGACAGCCGCCTGCGCGCGGCGCTGGCCACCGTGCTGATCGGCGAGGACGCCGCCGCGATCGCCGCGCTCGAACACAACGGCGACCGTCACCGCAGTTGGCAGCAACATGCGCTGGACTGGCGCGAGCGCTGGCAGCGCGGCGGGCCACTGGCCTTGATCGGCGACCTCGGCGCCGCGCACGCGCAGCGCCTGCTGGCGCTGGCCGACGGCGAGCGCCGCCTGACCAACTACCTGCAGCTGGCCGAAACACTGCAGGAAGCCGACACCCGCGCGCTCGGTGCGCACGGACTGGTCGATTGGCTGTCGCGGCGCATCGCCAATGCCGACGACAACGACGAGACCCAGCAGCTGCGCCTGGAATCGGACGCGCGCCGTGTGCAGATCGTGACCCTGCACAAGAGCAAGGGCCTGGAGTATCCGCTGGTGTTCCTGCCCTACGTCGGCATCGGCCGCAGCGAGCGCGGCGCCGGCCGCCACTGCGTCGTGCACGCGCCGCCGCTCGGCCGCCAACTGCACTGGAACACAGGCAAGGACGACCCGGCCTGGAGCGCCGCCGAGGCGGCGTGGAAGCAGGAACAGCGCGCCGAGGACGCGCGCCTGCTCTACGTCGGCTTGACCCGTGCCGAGCACGCACTGTGGATCGCCACCGGTCCGTTCCACCAGCACGAGCGCACCGCGCTGGCGGCGATGGTCGGCGACCTGGACGCGTTGCAGGCCGCCGCCGGCGCCGCCGCCATCGCCATCGACACCACCCCGCCGCCAACCACCCCGCCGCGCCTGCCGTTGGCCGACGCCATCCAGGTGCCGCCGGCGCGCGTGGCGCAGCGGCATGTCGTGCCGGAGTGGTGGGTGTACAGCTTCACCCAGCTCGCCAATGCCGATGCCGGCGCCGCCGCCGACCCGATGGCCAGCGCCACCGTGGTCGGCAGCGGCGGCAGCGACGAGCCCTCCACCAGCGAAGCGGTCGCCACGACGCTGGACGTGGAAACGTTCGACCGCCGCTTCACCGGCAACCGCTTCGGCGTGGCCATGCACGACGTGTTCGAACGTTGCGACTTCGCCGCCTGGCGCGATTGGGTGCCCGGCCAACCGGCACCCGACGGGCAGACCGCGGCGATCGTCGAATCCCTGCAGCGCGGCGGCTACGCCCAGGACGAACTGGACGACGGCGCCGCCATGCTCACCGCCCTGGTCGGCCACACCCTGACCGTCGCCTTGCCCGAAGGCACCCGCCTGGCCGCGGTGCCCGCACCGCAGCGCCGCAACGAAATGGAATTCCACTTCGCCATGCGGCCTACCCGCGTCGATGCGCTGCTGGCGCTGCTGCACCGCTTCGGCGTGGTCGGCGAGCGCCAGGCCTTCGGCGCGCGCCAGCGCCTGGAAGGGCTGATGACCGGCCTGATCGATCTCACCTACCAGCACGACGGGCGCTGGTACGTGCTCGACTACAAATCCAACCGCCTGCCCAGCTACGACCCCGACGCGTTGGCGCGGGCGATGGCGCACAGCGAATACGCACTGCAGGCGCTGATCTACACCGTCGCGCTGCACCGCTGGCTGCGTTTCCGCCTGGGCGAAACATACGCCTACGCCCGCGACTTCGGCGGCGTGCGCTACCTGTTCTGCCGTGGCCTCGACGCCACCCGCGACCCCTCGCCGGGCGTCCACGCCTGGCGCTTCGACCCCGAGCTGGTCGAGTCCCTGGACGCCCTCTTTGCCGGCACCGCTCTAGAGCCCCTTTCCCACCAGGAGAGGGGTTGGGGTGAGGGTACGTCCGACCACGGAGCCCCCACCCCGTGA
- the recD gene encoding exodeoxyribonuclease V subunit alpha, with amino-acid sequence MNQPNLLAALHRSGTLRTLDHAFAQTLSRLDPTTPDLVLSAAALASLAVASGHAGLDPARANVLLDPRDGPPPHLPDPADWQRALSASRWIAQPAPEEPAAADCPLVLEHGLLYLRRYREYERRLAQGLRRLAAQPLPPFAVTTLAPLFATLFPNAAASLLPSGEGARSAGEGTGITAPPNDHQAQAAALALRRALLLVTGGPGTGKTTTIARLLLLRIAQAQATATAAPRIALAAPTGRAAERMAESLRAAVARALDHGIDPALAAALPAGASTLHRLLGVIPDVPRFRFDADNPLPFDLIVVDEASMVDLPLMCKLVEAVADGTQLILLGDADQLPSVEAGDVLAAILQAAGPGDALQADDAQALHPLLGHTRSDTHSGGLAGHRVHLLRGYRQAQGFELAPLADAVRAGDADTALALLRSGELAGVHFHEDSEDPLAARRDALLAHWRALADAEDPATALRDAARLRLLTAVRAGAQGARGLNTRIEHLLADSGAGARRLGAASPWFHGRLLLVTENSYRHGLFNGDVGICLRDAQGALVAWFEGEGDGQVRGFHPAALPAHESAFAMTVHKAQGSEFDDVWLQLPSRDARVLSRELVYTGLTRARQRLHLAASEAVLRAALARHAARISGLAWRLGGEQEAAPATQVVETSTDTPVQGALF; translated from the coding sequence GTGAATCAACCCAACCTGCTAGCCGCCTTGCACCGCAGCGGCACCCTGCGCACGCTCGACCACGCCTTCGCCCAGACCCTGAGCCGCCTGGACCCAACCACCCCCGACCTGGTCCTGTCCGCCGCCGCCCTGGCCTCGCTCGCCGTCGCCAGCGGCCACGCCGGCCTGGACCCCGCCCGCGCCAACGTCCTGCTCGACCCGCGCGACGGCCCGCCGCCGCACCTCCCGGACCCCGCCGACTGGCAACGCGCCCTGTCCGCCTCGCGCTGGATCGCCCAGCCCGCCCCCGAAGAACCGGCGGCCGCCGACTGCCCGTTGGTGCTGGAACACGGCCTGCTCTACCTGCGCCGCTACCGCGAATACGAGCGCCGCCTCGCGCAGGGACTGCGCCGCCTCGCCGCGCAACCGCTGCCGCCCTTCGCCGTCACTACTCTGGCACCGCTGTTCGCGACGTTGTTCCCGAACGCAGCCGCTTCCCTTCTCCCCTCGGGTGAGGGCGCCCGAAGCGCGGGTGAGGGTACGGGCATCACCGCCCCCCCCAACGACCACCAAGCCCAAGCCGCCGCACTCGCCCTGCGCCGCGCCCTGTTGCTGGTCACCGGCGGCCCCGGCACCGGCAAGACCACCACCATCGCGCGCCTGCTGCTGCTGCGCATCGCGCAAGCACAGGCCACCGCGACCGCCGCCCCGCGCATCGCCCTGGCCGCCCCCACCGGCCGCGCCGCCGAACGCATGGCCGAAAGCCTGCGCGCAGCGGTAGCGCGCGCGCTCGATCACGGCATCGACCCGGCCCTGGCCGCCGCGCTACCCGCTGGCGCCAGCACCCTGCACCGCCTGCTCGGCGTCATCCCCGACGTGCCGCGCTTCCGCTTTGATGCCGACAACCCGCTGCCGTTCGACCTGATCGTGGTCGACGAAGCCTCCATGGTCGACCTGCCGCTGATGTGCAAACTGGTCGAAGCCGTCGCCGACGGCACCCAATTGATCCTGCTCGGCGACGCCGACCAGCTGCCCTCGGTGGAAGCCGGCGACGTGCTCGCCGCGATCCTGCAGGCCGCCGGCCCCGGCGATGCCCTGCAAGCGGACGACGCGCAAGCGCTGCACCCGCTGCTCGGCCACACCCGCAGCGATACCCACAGCGGCGGCCTGGCCGGCCACCGCGTGCACCTGCTGCGCGGTTACCGTCAGGCGCAGGGTTTCGAACTCGCCCCACTGGCCGATGCCGTGCGCGCTGGCGACGCCGACACCGCCCTGGCCCTGCTGCGCAGCGGCGAACTGGCCGGCGTGCACTTCCACGAAGACAGCGAGGACCCGCTCGCCGCCCGCCGCGATGCCCTGCTCGCGCACTGGCGCGCCCTGGCCGACGCCGAAGACCCTGCTACCGCCCTGCGCGACGCCGCCCGCCTGCGCCTGCTCACCGCCGTGCGCGCCGGCGCGCAAGGCGCCCGCGGCCTCAACACCCGCATCGAACACCTGCTGGCCGACAGCGGCGCCGGCGCCCGCCGCCTCGGCGCCGCCTCGCCCTGGTTCCATGGCCGCCTGCTGCTGGTCACCGAGAACAGCTACCGCCACGGCCTGTTCAACGGCGACGTCGGCATCTGCCTACGCGACGCGCAGGGCGCCCTGGTGGCCTGGTTCGAAGGCGAGGGCGACGGCCAGGTCCGCGGCTTCCACCCCGCCGCGCTGCCCGCGCACGAAAGCGCCTTCGCCATGACCGTGCACAAGGCGCAAGGCAGCGAGTTCGACGACGTCTGGCTGCAATTGCCCAGCCGCGACGCGCGCGTGCTCAGCCGCGAACTGGTCTACACCGGCCTCACCCGCGCACGCCAGCGCCTGCACCTGGCCGCCAGCGAAGCCGTGTTGCGCGCCGCGCTGGCAAGGCATGCCGCGCGGATCTCGGGGTTGGCGTGGCGCTTGGGTGGGGAGCAAGAGGCGGCACCCGCCACGCAAGTGGTGGAAACATCCACGGACACGCCCGTGCAGGGTGCGTTGTTCTAA
- a CDS encoding type II toxin-antitoxin system Phd/YefM family antitoxin, with translation MGFSASDIVPFTLARANLSELADQAKAGAEKIITKNGESYVALIDADRLDYYHRLERERIHLLLIDDAKRGLADIAAGHTVEADAAIGQLQQRRAACSAASAGKRAAKKRS, from the coding sequence ATGGGCTTTTCCGCCAGCGATATAGTGCCTTTCACCCTTGCACGCGCCAACCTCTCCGAGTTGGCCGACCAGGCGAAGGCCGGCGCCGAGAAGATCATCACCAAGAACGGCGAGAGCTACGTTGCGCTGATCGACGCCGACCGGCTGGACTACTACCACCGGCTGGAACGCGAGCGCATCCATCTGCTGCTGATCGACGATGCCAAGCGCGGACTGGCCGACATCGCCGCCGGCCACACGGTCGAAGCGGACGCGGCCATCGGCCAGCTGCAGCAGCGACGTGCCGCGTGCAGTGCGGCAAGCGCTGGCAAGCGCGCGGCCAAGAAGCGCAGCTGA